The genomic stretch atagtttgacattttaaaaacacactaagCAGGCAAACTgcggattttaaaaaaagaattgcttCTCAAGAAATCGTCCGGCAGGAAACCGCATCTAACGCCACAATGTGCcgtctatttttatttatttttaaacacttttactcaacaaaaaacatgttattagGGGGCTTTAATGGTGCTGCGCGTTAGATTGTGTTCACGCTGGATGGAAccaagctagctgtttccagtcgttgtgctaagctaaacaAAGCTAAGCAGCTGCTAGTTGGAGTCTATAAACTATTCTTCTCCACTAGCATGGCGAGCTGACAAACCCTTTCCTCTAACAAGGCATGTGAAAGCATTCGCCATGAAGAGGTCCGCTCTGATGAGACATTGACATTCCAGCCGGGTGTGACCTTGTGACAACGCCGTCCTGTGTCTCGGTACTGGCTATTATTAGCCGCCGCCGCCACACAAAGCGTTAATACCCTGGACAAACACGCAGCCCGCCAGCCATTGAGCCTCGGCTTCCAGCCTCTGCACCGAAGAAAACCAGAGTTTTTATCAGCTCCTCGATGCCGGGGAGCGCCTTCAGACCGATTCCCCCCTCTGGCAATTACACCCTCAACCTTTATTTGAGCTGCAGATGGAAGAAAAGCCACAGTCATGGTAGCTCAAAGGACTCTAATAACCGACTGAAACTCATCATCTGTTTGACTGTTTGCTTATTTGATTAACAATATAGCCCCATTGTCTCAAATGAGATGTGATTCCTCCAACGGTGATAAAAGGTCTgcttgtcaacaacaacaacaacaacaacaacaacaacaacacgtacTAACTCTACTAGAATCAGATGTATGAATACTTGTGCTTCTTCTACCAGCAGCAGTATCAGCTCCAGAAGCACTGACTCAGCAGTTTACTGGTTTTAACATTGCACACAAATGAGCTGGTtgtaacaaatatatttataaatcacaaagtgctgcagggatgaagTGGATTGGTAATTGGATTTTGAATTATTGCAATAAAATAAGCTCTGcgacaaacaaacatttattataCTTACAcgtattaatacatttaatataatatattgttcagCGAGATAATCTTCAGAAACGAACACCCCTTCTATTAACGCACGCCACCACGGCCCCGTGACTTCACGATTTATCGGTTTCAGGGCTGCTTCCTGTATGTTCAGATTAATTCATCTGGTTACTTCTCACACAAAGAATATGCATATTATACGTGTTAAAACGTCCTCCTTAGAAAAGCGTAGCGATGGAGATGCTATTTTCCTcatattacatttcatattacatttattgaaCCCAAATGAGAGGAACACCTTGCCCAGCCCAGTGGTGCAACATTTGTGTCTCGGCTAAAGTTTGACATTAAATTAACTTACTCTAACATCTCTAATGTTGCTTTATATTTAATGTAGGATTGTATTTGTAAAATCATGATTTTAAAGAATATCAACTTATTTACATCCAACAAATGGAGTGTACCATTTTTACCAACAGAAAGTATTTCTGACAGATGAGAAACATTGCGAGTGCCTGAGATTATGGAGCTTGTTCACATTGATATAAAGAAACTCCAGCTGGTTTCTAGCTTCATATTAATTCATCAGACTGCTGCAGCTCTCGGATGCAGACTGAAACTCTGCAGGCGATCAGGATGCCGTTAACAAGCAGCTCAGGCCCAACCTGTTCACACTTTATGTTGTGCAGTTTGGTCCATTTCtagttttattcttttacattttgttgtgtttttactatTAAGTCTGTTGCCGTATTGACGTATTTTGTATACAATTGTGCTCCTTGTGATGTTCTGGTCTAGAAAGGTGCCGTACCAGAATGTGACTAAATGTAAGATTTTCTTTTGAGTAAAAATACacttaaagtaaaaaagaaTTGAAttcatccattaaaaaaacggTCAAAATTGGAGCCGCAGTAGCAGAGATATCCCAACTGTAGTTCCTAACATGGTTAAAACTCCCACAACAATAAATCCTGTCATTTGCATTCTCCAAGCCCAGGCTGGATGGATTCAAGTGACTCAGACTGGACAAAGGGGACATCAAAGGAGACATTAAAGGGGACATTAAAGGAGACATCAAAGGGGACATTAAATAAGACATCAAAGGGGACATAAAAGAAGACATCAAAGGAGACATCAAAGGGGACATAAAAGAAGACATCAAAGGGAACATTAAAGGAGACATTAAAGAAGACATCAAAGGGGACATTAAAGGGGACATTAAAGAATACATCAAAGGGAACATTAAATGAGACATTAAAGAAGACATCAAAGGGGACATTAAAGGGGACATCAAAGGGGACATCAAAGGAGACATTAAATGGGACATTAAAGGAGACATGAAAGGGGACATTAAAGAAGACATCAAAGGGGACATTAAAGGGGACATTAAAGAAGACATCAAAGGGAACATTAAAGGAGACATTAAAGAAGACATCAAAGGAGACATCAAAGGGGACATTAAAGAAGACATCAAAGGGGACATTAAAGGGGACATTAAAGGAGACATTAAAGGAGACATCAAAGGGGACATCAAAGGAGACATTAAAGAAGACATCAAAGGGGACATTAAAGGAGACATTAAAGGGGACAAACATTAGCTGTAAAGCAGTCAGGGCTGCGAGGCCGAGTCTCGCTGAGCCTTCAGCATCATGCCGAGCGCTTAATAAACACAGACGCTGCAAGAAATAAAACAGACATTCCTTCATAATAACATTAATCAGGGCTGCACGGGGGAGAGACACATCTGGAAAGTCAAGACCACAGCAGTGAAATCAAACCACAGCGCCGGCCCCGCCCGCTCGCCCTGCATTAGTTTTTGTACAACCTTAATGACAACACTGTCTGTTCCAATCAGCTCAGCGCGGCTCCGCCATTCCATTTGTCAAACTTTATGACAGTGTTAATTGCTCCCACCTGCCGCCGCACCGACTGCTCAGCAGCCACTTCGGCTCTCGTGCGGACAAAAGAAGTCTATTAGGTGCAACTTCGCTGCAGTGAGGTCACTTGGGCATTAAATTAGTTCCAGcccggctctctctctctccccccccccccctctccccccctctctctccctgctcaCCTGAaagctgtgctgctgctgctgatgacaGCTGATCATCCACCTGTGGCCTCTAAGTCTACCTTGTGTGGAGAGAAGTCTGCATTGTTGTCAAACATGTTCTACTTTTACATTTCTTAGTATTCCGTATAGCACTGATAGTCCTGTGATATGCCGCTCCTAATTTATCAGGTTTTTTGGTGTTAAAGGCAGTGTTGCAGTCGAGACCACAGAAACGAGTGATAGCCGAAGTGGACCGAGACAGGACCAAGACTATCAGGGGTTGGGACCAGTCAAGACCACGACCAAAATCAGACCAATGCGAGTCCCACACTGCATGATAGAAAGTGGAACATGCACACTTCACATGCGTCTGCGTGTAGCATGAGTCAAAAGGCACAGTGCTGATTGAACAAATGAATGGGACCAGGAAGTTGGAATAGGGTTTAGTGATTCCCCCTCGTTGGGGTCTTAACCCGATCTGGAGTACTAGATTAAGACACACACGCGAGTTTGTGCAcgttcttttttaaatagttgaATGCCATGACTCGCACACCTACAATCATCTGCCTCCATTCCCCCATCAACACATGTACGTGGCTTAAAAACACACTTAACATGCAAGAGTTTGTACGCGTGTGACTGAATATTTCAGAAAGGGAGGTTGATGGTCTGTTTCCTGCCCCGGTGGAAGGgggggatttatttatttatttttattcaaaaggCTGTTTAATTTCAGCTCAAATCTTTTTTATGAAGACTGTGAATAAAACAGTGTGTCAAGTATATTTAGTGAGTAATATAATGTCACCCATCAAAGATTCAGATTACATTGATCGAACTGCTAGGCACAGGCAGTAAGCTCAGCTTTAGTTCTAAACTAATGGTATCGTATCTGTCGTGTCTTCATATCTCTCTTTTAAGTTAGAAATGTTACACTCACAACATTAATATCAATAAACAATCAAAAATATCCCGATCCAAATGTTTTAGCATGAAGAGCTCTTTCACAACCGTTTCTCAACTGTAACAATACGCAGAGCAACCCGACACATGTACAGAGGATGGGGAGCTAAAGAAAGCCATCCACAGATCCCACTCGCTTTAAAAAGGGACGCTCCATCGCTCCCTGCCGAGCAGCGACGCCTGAACAAACGGACGGGAGGACGAGAAGCGGCCTCAGCACCCTTCCTGAGTTGATTCTGTGGTTAACCAGAGCTTCATTATGGACCAACTTCTAAAACTGAAGATACATGGCAGTTTTCCTTCCCAGCAGTTGTGTGTGTACTTATAGACTAATAGACTATGTTCTCGGCATACGACGTTATCTTTAGTTAATGTGTAGAGGTTTGTGTCTGCGGTTGGTGCCAGATTCACGGTGTAAACTATGATCCTAGTTGACCCTGGTGTGAGACGATTCACAAGACCGTGGTGAATTTAATCTCAttgggacttttttttgtgGAGGCGGGGATCTGATAAATTAAGTGCGACGATTGCAAGAAAGCGGACGAGTTTATTTGACTAGCTGCCGGTTGGCCCGCGCACATCGCATTCGGTCACAGAACCACCATTTTCACCCATGAAAACGCGCTGCTGCCAGCCAACAGTAAGCAGGCTCAGAGGAGCGTGTGTTACCCTTGCAGCAAGTCCATGGTGGACGTGGCGACCTCGGCATACAGCACGGTGTGCCCCAGCAGGCTGGTCTTCAGGTTCTCTCTGTAGGTCTCCATGCTGAACTGCGGCCAGCTGTGGGACTCCGAGGAGTCTGTGACCAGGGCCAAGGAGCCAGCGGGGAGCGAGGGGCCGTCCTGGAGCTCAGAACTCGACACCAGCGAGAGCGAGGCCTTGGACAGCGCGAGGAGGCCATTTTCATCAGCATGCGTCCGCAGCCAATCCACGGAGATGGTCTTGGCCTCCTGTGAGGAGCAGATAAGGACAATGACACCGTCAGATATTTTTCTCTAGACACAGCTAAATCTTGCATTTTCTGTCAATAAGCAATATGTAAACAAACTGGTGTTTGAATGgtaaacattttcaaattaaattaatatttggtAGTTACAATCAGGACTGAGATTTATGCCAACAAAAGAAGTAAATATAATTAAGATGTAATTTCATGGGAGATTTTGGACGCTGACCTTTTGTCGCCCCAGAGACATCGGagcaactttttaaaaaggcatctACAAGGGTTCCTATTTATCGACAGATACAAGTTCTGTTGTTGGTGGTTGTAGGGATCCATTAAAGAGTTCAGACACTAAAATGTGGGCATTATTGAGTCAATACTTATGGATCTCCTAAAGCCGCAGCGACTTTAGGCACGTATTCCACTGGGTGGACTGGGTTTTCTTATCCAGTCTAGGCCTTGAGAGGGACATTTCATATCCAGAATCAAAATAAGAGCTGGATTTGATGGattttccattttaaataaatgtgctgaATGAGTTAATCAGTGAGTGTGGCCAATCAATGTCACAGTGAAATTAGGCAGCAGTCCCAGTCTGCTCTGTTCCAGTCACTTCCCATTAATCAGGCTTCTCTCCTGTGTCcttacacacacaacacatattgTCTCAATGTTTAATCTTTTACAATGATGACTATATCGTATTATGTACTTCCTTCACCTCTAGTATTAGATTTAGAAAAgttgatttcatttcatttgacatCAATGTGATTTGCACTCAGTACGATGCTGACATTTTATGACGCACTGGGCCCACAGTCACACATCTCTGTTAGTCTGATACATGACATGGATCGTCTCAACTCGACTTAGGGTTCATCTCAATATCCCTTTCCGACTCCTCTTCCCGACATCACTTGACCCTAGAATTGTCCGAGACCTGGAATGTTGAAGGACGTCCCATTTTCTGAATTGAGAATTTACACAAGCTATGGCGGGACAAGCACCACATCACAATTTTGTTAACGGCAATATAGTTTGTGAGGGTATACAAATTATTGAAGGCAGACCATCCGTGCATAAATTATGTCGAAAAGAGAATGTATGTAGTTTTGATTTGGTTAGTTAACTAgccattgtattgtattgtaccTGTATTGTTCAGGTTCGACATGAGTCTTTCATGTTTTTACAGTCcagttatgttatgttgttaatTATTGGCTTGGTGAAAAGATGTAATGTGTGACGCAGATAGGAGGCCGTTATGTCTGTGTGCAAAAGTAATGTTAAAAGAACACCGAGTGAGAATCATGTGGGTCATTTCAGCAGAATACAATTGATTAAATCCAAGTAACAATGATGTATGGCTAATCAGTTAATCTGTTGATTGTTTCTAATCATTCGGTGTATTATTTTAAGTTTGTTAAATAGTAtatttacacaataaaaaagcaaaagcagcaacAGTGATTTGGTATCTGGGCTATTGCTGCTTTTGACTCTTTATTGTgtaaatatactatacaatttCACAGATTTGggtcaaatataaataatattctcACGAGGACTTTGAAATCCACTTATTACAACGTGGATTTTAAAGTCCTCGTgagaatattatttatatttggcCCAAATCTGTGAAATTGTACTTATTCAGGGAAGAGCTTCCAACCTGCTGAGAGCGGGCAGCAATGCCTGACAACAAGCACTGATGGAAACCTGCACCGCTCACACTTAAGACCAAAACACCTTTAGGACTGAATAGAAGCTCCTGGAACCAGTCCAAGCATTGTGTACCAGGAGCAGGAGGCCGCTGTGCAGACATGTTGAGGTTCACAGCTCTGCTCCACGACCTCCACAACAATCTGGAAACGATTCTGCAGACCCCAATTTCCATATGGGGTGGTGGGTGtggggggttaaaggtcacacAGCAATCCAAATATACAACAATGAAGACAAAACCGACCACAATACTAAAGCAACTACTGCCAATATtaatgtaattcattttttattttatttttaagggagcGCCCTAGTAGGACACCTTGCTTCATTGATACCAGACAGTGGAACTAAAGGTCACATTGGAAAAGGATGTTTCACAGCCACCCCGGCGCTCCGGCTCCCCCTAGTGGTTCTTCTTGAACACGGGCATCATCGAAACACGCTGTGCGTTCCAACACGCACACTATTTGATATGCCAGAGAtttagtgtgtcccaatacaTCGGATGTGAAATGCAGTatgccaaaaataaatatgccaGGATGTTCGACTGCAGTCAGCCAGCatgcttttccttcttttctgaCCGACAATCCTCAGCAGATGTATGAcagcaagagggtcaaagttcaaggagCAATGTTATGACAAAGTAGTGTGTCCCAATTGAATGCATTCTGCATACAATAGTATGTACTTTGTAAGGGCAGCTGCAGTACGTGCTGGAAGTAAAAAGAAACCTCCATGACGCCCACACGTTGCTGACAGACGTCCTCAATCTCACCAGACCAAAGTGCAAAAGTATTGCCACCATTCTTATCATTTTCTTCCACGTGCACACAAATATTTAACAGAAATTTCTGTAAATAAGAAGACAAATCTGTGTGGATTATCACACAAGTACAATGTTTAGCTTTAAATCAGCTGGACCTTCACTGTGCAGAATGATGTCTGTGCAGTTCAGGTGCTGCAGGGGAGACGGGTTCTCTGTGTCACTTTAAACCTCAGTCTCACAAGTTTAAAGGCCTACCGCAGTCCAACATGATGTGATGTGGAAGCTTAATATAAAGGGATCATATGTTTTGAGGTAGGGTTGTATGCGGTACAATGTCCTGCTGTGGACGTATTTTAGACACCTAAAAGTCCGTTTAAGTGTTcgctatatttagaatgttCTCACTGCTTTCTCTTGCGGTCCGACAGCCCTTTCTGACGGGGAACTGAGGATGTTATATCCATCCATGCTCTCTACAGAGCCACGAGACTCCATggattgtgttttacatttgacCTTGCAGAACACAGGAGTTGCTGGTCTACTGCTGCCTCggtcagttagttagttgttattgtgtgactgACTCTTTAAAAGCCAATCGGTCAGTGGTCGACCTGCAACTCCTCTGCTCTGTGAGCTAAAATGActgtttttgtcaatggagtctggtAGCTACCATTACAATGAAAATGTGAACTCAGATTCCCTATATATTATACTTTACATTTCAAATGACATTGTTTCAATCATGCCAAATCTTTTCTTCTTGCTTTCTAATCATTCAGACTGCAGTCAATAGACACGTCTTCACGGTGAAGCAGACTTGTAGAGTGAAATGTTTTTCCAAAAATCTAACTGCATGGTCCCTGAACTGTGCATCACTCAGTTTGATGGCTGATCAAAGACTGATTGCTGTTTGTACTGGCCCTCTGTACACAGACCTGCTGCGGGCCTGCTGCATATATGCTCATACATTTGCATACATTAAGAAAGGCCAAATTGTTTCCACATGTGGAGTATGCCGGGGTATCGTACAATTAactttaacaaaaacaatgtggtGCTcgctgcgtttgtgtgtgtgaattaacAAATGAACGATGGATAAAGATTATGATGGATGAATACACATCGACTGTGTTTCCTACTTTCGTCAATGTACTTGATGTTGAGCAGCGGGGGTCTCACCTGAGAGGTGGCCAGCAGGTGGACTGGGCTCGGGGCCGGGGTCTCGTTCAGCTCGCAGCTGAGGCCCAGAGAGGTGAGGATCTCCGTCAAGACTTCATAACGCAGCGCGTTGCTGACTTTCAGTTCATCGAAACCTTTGGCCGTCAAATTCTGGGGGTCGGGAGCCATTTCCAGGTGGGCCTGTAGACGGGGGAGACAAAGCATGTCTGACAAGTTCTGAGACTGACTTACTGAACAGACCGTCCCAAAGACTGTTTAGCGATAGCAAATGTTAACATGCATTTCAACAATTCACACCCGCAAATTAGACATATCCTCGGAAAACGTCTCAGAAAACGCTGACTTATTCCtcatctcaaaataaaaaattaagcAGGGCTGCAACTTCTAATTAGTTTTATTGTTGATTATTTCCGAGATTAATCAATTGGTCTGTAAAATGCCAGAAAAGGGTGAAAAATGCTGATCCAACGCCAAGAGGGCGTCTTCAACCGTCTTGTTGTGTCCACAACTCAAATAGCATCAGTTTACTGCCacaggaggaaagaaacaaCATACTTTTAAGAAGGTGCAACCAGAGTGTtttgaattgttgttgttttgttgtttaaactAATCAATCATCTAAATAGTTCGATTAGATTTCATAGTTGACGACTAATTGATGaatcaatgcagctttaaagcaaATGTTGTTCCACCTCAACAGCATTGATCCTCTGGGGACGGTCATATCTGAACGTGGAGGAATACCAGGCAGTTCTGATGCTAATGTTCACTATGTTCAAATCATATTTGTCCcctaataaaataaacaagtgtTCACTGAGCTGTTTGAGTACGAGACGAAAAAAACTCTGAAGCTAGAATACATTCCAAACATGACCTGTAAACCGCTGCAATCATCGCAATGAGTGATGTCATGCGTCTCTACCTGGCAGAGGACAGCCTCACCGCCGTCCTCTCCGTGGGTCACCCTGACTACAACCATGTCCCTCTGGTGGGGGGCGTCCCCCTTCAGCTCCCCCCAGAGCTCCACTTCCCCTCCTCCCTGCGTGTCCCTGACGTAGACCTTCCCACTCGACAGCACGCTCAGCTCCAGCTCCGTGCTGTCCTCCCTGGTGAAGCTCAGCCTGCCGACCTGGCCGCGGCGCTCCTCCCGGGCCTCCAGGCAGAGGCCTGCTGGGCAAAGGGTGGAGGCCAGCCCAAGAACCCTGCCCCCCTGGCTCAGGTAGGTGAGAAAACGGGTCTGAAGCAGGGGGGTCAGGGGTTCCTCCTCTGCCAGGACGAGGAGCTTGGTGTTGTCCAGCCATGGGTCGCTCAGAGCCAGCTGCGGTTGGAGGGGATATATTATGTTGTCCTCCATGTTTATACACTCTGATAAAATCTGCCGGACTAACTGAAAACGCTCCTGGCAGCCGCCCGTGTACAGCAGAACGTTTGGCGGCTTGCTATTACAGTAAGGTCCACCGCTCTGCCCGGAAAACCCTTCGGCGTGGTGCTCGACGTCATCCAGAGTCTCATCCCCACTGTCCAGCCCTGCCGAGTCATCATCTGGAAGGTCGGGAATGTTGTCGGCCGACGCGTACTTGACTGAGAGGATGGTGCTGTTCTCCAGCTCCAAGCACTCGTGGCAGttggacaggtggaggtggtgtctGTGGCCCTCCATATGGTGATGGTTGCCCAAGGAGCGGTCCTCCGAGTCGCAAACTGGATGCGGGTCCTTGGTGCCGTGGAGCGGCTCCGACCCTCTCCGCTCCTCCAACCTCCTATTGACCTCCggcgggaggaggaggctgccTTTGCGGCACGGAAGGTGACGGAGCAAAGGCTCAGCGCCGCAGAGACATGGTGGCGTCTGGGCGTCTGGACACTGCTTCTCCAGCAGCAGGCTGAGGGTGGATTCTTGGAGGAGGACGGCTACGGGAAGGTCAGAAGAACGTGGAAGAAGATCAGTGCAATGTGGTGACTTACATTTAGTAAAGAAAAATACTtgtttttcagtttcagttaaGTTACAGGGTTAGTACTGTTGAGTTGTAgcggattttatatatacttgcacgtgtagataagaaagtttatgttttaaattaatacataaagaaagttatttgGGAttttatgaggaatattctggaggaatgtattataaaacataagaggatcactgttttattattctgtttgttgatgacaaatgtgatgattaactgtatgatgttttattgtttagacaatagttcaaatggatgccgattgaaacctgagatgttgcttttattctgaaggcaggataataggttttattctgaaggggaacttccggtccctgaccgGATGTGTGCGCTTTGACCCCGGCAGCTTATTAATTAGTTTAGCGAACAGAACagcggcattctttgaactgaccaatacaactaacccttaggtgtgaattcatttgcatgaccagactaatagccgagcatttgttctggggagatgGTTCTACTGGATTGGAGGTCTCGAGACAGCCCCAGGCTGGCGCTCTTTGAGAGCAGCAgaccgtctgtggagagttcttcatttctggccccacgatcatGAATgctatatgaatattatctttgccattaaatattgttaaactttaattcattatatcctgaatttcctgcagTCACGGGACCCGAGCTCTGAACTTATCTTACAGTACGTAAACTTGTTGTCTAATTATCCAGCTGATAGTTTTAGCACTTATTTGCTGTCACAATGGATGAAAGTCCAATATTCAAGTTTCCACCGACTCCTGAGAAACATATCCgtctcttcagctgctaaagccccccccccggGTTCACCAGCAAAGTGGAGCTAAAAAACCTTTTCCGTTTGTGGGCCATACAGAAACAAAAGTGAATGTGTAGTGTTTCAAGACCAGAAAAACTTCTTATGAAATGAATTTTAACAAAATACCTCCACAACACTACTAAACAGTTCAATGTTTGCCATAAATAGTGTTTATTaaaaatttaatatttttaaatgcataaaacaCTTTATGTGTGCTCAGTTAATAATATTATGATGTTATGTGCAAATCTCGAAATAAGTCAATTAAATCAAACAGAAATAATTGTTTTCTGTTCCTGGCCAAAGGGTCCGCTTAAAGATTATAAAGCGAATGTAAGGGCAGCGACCAGGCGGATGAGGGCGGAGCTATGGGCAGCGACCAGGCGGATGAGGGCGTAGCTATGGGCAGCTTGTGGGCCGTAAACCGTGACTTTACAAAACAGATGATGCATAGTTCATAAAACTATGAGCATTGAATGCATTTCAAGTAATGAAACTAGTACTAAAAAAGGTCAATGGCCACACCAGCAAGGTGTTCTGAGGTGGGGACATGAAAAGGGGGATGTAGTTGCTGGAACTGGAGGCAACATACGGATTATCTTTGACGGCGTCAGTCCATCGTCCAGCTGAAGGCGATCCTCAATAAAAGCCACCCCCAGCCGACTGAAGTTGTCCACGCTGGCCTGTGCCACCGCCCTGAAGGGCTGACCGGGGCTCCGGGCCAGAGGGAGGCAGTAATCAGACCACTTCAGcacctgcacacaacacacaaggCGGGTGAGCCTGGTTCTGTACAGATTACCACAGGAACATTTCTTTACATTAAACTGTCAGAACCACAACAGATCCATAATATTTCAATCTGAATTGTGTCGTAAATAATACTaatgaaattagtttttaaaaatcGGTTGAAAGAGAACCTGAAAAGGACTTTTAGAAAAAAGACTTTAATGCAGGACTGGTGTAACAGATCTATATCAATGTAGCTAGCAACTATATAATAAAGTATGTAGTAATGGTGCACCATTGGATTTTAATACCCAAAAAATGGTATTGTTCTCACAAGAAAACGTGGACCTAAgggaatttaattgaaaatgtacTTTGGGAAACTCATGCCAACCTCAAATATGAAACGGTAACAAAAAGGGCAGAAACATTTGGTCCAAGGATTAGTACATTTGAATGAGCCACATGTGTGAAATAGTTATTGATGACGCTTCCCACACTAACTGGTTGTTTCCTCCCAAACGCAGAAATTATGATGTGTGCAGAGCAGAGAGAATAGAACGCAAAAGCAAtacataaaataattatatatatatatatatatatatatatatatatatatatatatatatatatatatatattttaatgcacAGCTtaagtatacaaatatatatcaatTTACCCATActaagaaatacatttgaatactCTAATATTAAAAGGCCACTTGTGTGAAAACAAATGCATAATGCAAAGTGAAATGTGTAAATCAAAGTGAGAACATGGCGGAGCAGGAACACAACATTCAGTGAGTGCGTAGAGTGCACATGCCGAGCGGTGTGAAGAAAAATAGGACCggaggaagaaaggagaaaaataaaaataaaaaaaggtggaggGGAGCGGAAACACACCAAAAGGAAA from Cyclopterus lumpus isolate fCycLum1 chromosome 14, fCycLum1.pri, whole genome shotgun sequence encodes the following:
- the hlcs gene encoding biotin--protein ligase isoform X4, with translation MGYHSPHTSNKKVLKWSDYCLPLARSPGQPFRAVAQASVDNFSRLGVAFIEDRLQLDDGLTPSKIIPVLLQESTLSLLLEKQCPDAQTPPCLCGAEPLLRHLPCRKGSLLLPPEVNRRLEERRGSEPLHGTKDPHPVCDSEDRSLGNHHHMEGHRHHLHLSNCHECLELENSTILSVKYASADNIPDLPDDDSAGLDSGDETLDDVEHHAEGFSGQSGGPYCNSKPPNVLLYTGGCQERFQLVRQILSECINMEDNIIYPLQPQLALSDPWLDNTKLLVLAEEEPLTPLLQTRFLTYLSQGGRVLGLASTLCPAGLCLEAREERRGQVGRLSFTREDSTELELSVLSSGKVYVRDTQGGGEVELWGELKGDAPHQRDMVVVRVTHGEDGGEAVLCQAHLEMAPDPQNLTAKGFDELKVSNALRYEVLTEILTSLGLSCELNETPAPSPVHLLATSQEAKTISVDWLRTHADENGLLALSKASLSLVSSSELQDGPSLPAGSLALVTDSSESHSWPQFSMETYRENLKTSLLGHTVLYAEVATSTMDLLQGLTMHLPKNVGLMAVAARQSQGRGRGGNAWLSPLGCAMFTLAVQVELSSKLGQRIPFLQHLAALAVVEAVRTLPGYQDIDLRVKWPNDIYYSDLMKLGGVLVTSTVTGSTFHLLIGCGFNVTNSNPTVSINDLIQQHNAGHNCSLQPLRCDQLIARTAGCLEALIGSFQRGGADAVLPTYYKRWLHSGTRVRLWSEDGPEAEVVGLDPNGFLQVHNKEQGVVSLEPDGNSFDMLKKLVVIKQH
- the hlcs gene encoding biotin--protein ligase isoform X1, which encodes MLITLCYVYLWVRFHKCYSVLIRNSLSRLSSGSFSFSFAVCSSSASAPATAPPTRRRQPGPLPAEGDAVFLQLGDKAVYVTEPQACDDLSRWTVLLGSSLVCGPRIENISFIIEAAGHSMGYHSPHTSNKKVLKWSDYCLPLARSPGQPFRAVAQASVDNFSRLGVAFIEDRLQLDDGLTPSKIIPVLLQESTLSLLLEKQCPDAQTPPCLCGAEPLLRHLPCRKGSLLLPPEVNRRLEERRGSEPLHGTKDPHPVCDSEDRSLGNHHHMEGHRHHLHLSNCHECLELENSTILSVKYASADNIPDLPDDDSAGLDSGDETLDDVEHHAEGFSGQSGGPYCNSKPPNVLLYTGGCQERFQLVRQILSECINMEDNIIYPLQPQLALSDPWLDNTKLLVLAEEEPLTPLLQTRFLTYLSQGGRVLGLASTLCPAGLCLEAREERRGQVGRLSFTREDSTELELSVLSSGKVYVRDTQGGGEVELWGELKGDAPHQRDMVVVRVTHGEDGGEAVLCQAHLEMAPDPQNLTAKGFDELKVSNALRYEVLTEILTSLGLSCELNETPAPSPVHLLATSQEAKTISVDWLRTHADENGLLALSKASLSLVSSSELQDGPSLPAGSLALVTDSSESHSWPQFSMETYRENLKTSLLGHTVLYAEVATSTMDLLQGLTMHLPKNVGLMAVAARQSQGRGRGGNAWLSPLGCAMFTLAVQVELSSKLGQRIPFLQHLAALAVVEAVRTLPGYQDIDLRVKWPNDIYYSDLMKLGGVLVTSTVTGSTFHLLIGCGFNVTNSNPTVSINDLIQQHNAGHNCSLQPLRCDQLIARTAGCLEALIGSFQRGGADAVLPTYYKRWLHSGTRVRLWSEDGPEAEVVGLDPNGFLQVHNKEQGVVSLEPDGNSFDMLKKLVVIKQH
- the hlcs gene encoding biotin--protein ligase isoform X3, translating into MLITLCYVYLWVRFHKCYSVLIRNSLSRLSSGSFSFSFAVCSSSASAPATAPPTRRRQPGPLPAEGDAVFLQLGDKAVYVTEPQVLKWSDYCLPLARSPGQPFRAVAQASVDNFSRLGVAFIEDRLQLDDGLTPSKIIPVLLQESTLSLLLEKQCPDAQTPPCLCGAEPLLRHLPCRKGSLLLPPEVNRRLEERRGSEPLHGTKDPHPVCDSEDRSLGNHHHMEGHRHHLHLSNCHECLELENSTILSVKYASADNIPDLPDDDSAGLDSGDETLDDVEHHAEGFSGQSGGPYCNSKPPNVLLYTGGCQERFQLVRQILSECINMEDNIIYPLQPQLALSDPWLDNTKLLVLAEEEPLTPLLQTRFLTYLSQGGRVLGLASTLCPAGLCLEAREERRGQVGRLSFTREDSTELELSVLSSGKVYVRDTQGGGEVELWGELKGDAPHQRDMVVVRVTHGEDGGEAVLCQAHLEMAPDPQNLTAKGFDELKVSNALRYEVLTEILTSLGLSCELNETPAPSPVHLLATSQEAKTISVDWLRTHADENGLLALSKASLSLVSSSELQDGPSLPAGSLALVTDSSESHSWPQFSMETYRENLKTSLLGHTVLYAEVATSTMDLLQGLTMHLPKNVGLMAVAARQSQGRGRGGNAWLSPLGCAMFTLAVQVELSSKLGQRIPFLQHLAALAVVEAVRTLPGYQDIDLRVKWPNDIYYSDLMKLGGVLVTSTVTGSTFHLLIGCGFNVTNSNPTVSINDLIQQHNAGHNCSLQPLRCDQLIARTAGCLEALIGSFQRGGADAVLPTYYKRWLHSGTRVRLWSEDGPEAEVVGLDPNGFLQVHNKEQGVVSLEPDGNSFDMLKKLVVIKQH